One window of Scheffersomyces stipitis CBS 6054 chromosome 1, whole genome shotgun sequence genomic DNA carries:
- the MNN24 gene encoding Golgi alpha-1,2- mannosyltransferase translates to SKSHYFWYQVFDVFDNNRFVPNKDWKSFLKVIILKRPTQWGRHDKKGLLEHQDLPLEHKEQLTKLHANVLSQLPENLGAGTYVPGTKGIVFVGGGMFSYLAYLAIVQLRDNGSELPVEVALPTLEDYKNEYEFCEKNLLAVGAKCVVIEDKFGTAVSRKWKFSGYQYKVAAILSSTFEKVFLFDADVMTLANPDYLFESDVFKDHGLLLWPDFWFRPHSPDFYEVAKLQVNEKLRVRYKQFPLMHSVEVDENDKINFHDKEGAISDYSTESGELIVDKKSHGKMMLMTLYYNLLGPDIYFDFFSLGSSGTGDKDTFSIAATVTNSSYYQLKSLPYQMRFINDKQESKKIAHLLKEPVQDYKLFRSEMERLSEIDSKGEYSMEEQIEMLAETEKKYFSHESEIPNFCIHCNFYKFNPFTKDGHVQDKHERLLYREYNNLTYTIEDEEIDFELKRWSIVKQALCDDKIQFYAIHDKDVDNACHYVQSTIDWL, encoded by the coding sequence TCTAAGTCTCACTATTTTTGGTACCAAGTTTTTGATGTCTTCGACAATAACCGATTCGTCCCAAACAAAGATTGGAAAAGTTTTCTTAAGGTCATTATTTTAAAGAGACCCACACAATGGGGCAGGCATGACAAAAAGGGATTATTGGAGCACCAAGATCTTCCGCTTGAACACAAGGAGCAGTTGACAAAATTGCACGCAAACGTGTTGAGCCAACTTCCAGAAAATTTGGGAGCTGGAACCTATGTTCCTGGAACCAAAGGAATTGTCTTTGTTGGGGGTGGTATGTTTCTGTATTTGGCATATTTGGCCATAGTACAATTGAGAGACAACGGATCTGAGTTGCCTGTTGAAGTTGCCCTTCCAACATTGGAAGACTACAAAAATGAATACGAGTTCTGTGAAAAGAATTTATTAGCTGTTGGTGCAAAATGCGTCGTCATAGAAGACAAGTTTGGCACTGCAGTCTCcagaaaatggaaatttTCTGGTTATCAATACAAGGTAGCAGCTATTTTAAGTTCCACATTTGAAAAGGTATTTCTCTTTGATGCAGATGTTATGACCCTCGCTAACCCTGATTATTTGTTCGAATCAGATGTATTCAAAGACCATGGCTTGCTCTTGTGGCCAGATTTTTGGTTCCGCCCACATTCTCCAGATTTCTACGAAGTGGCTAAACTCCAAGTTAATGAAAAACTTCGGGTTAGATACAAACAATTTCCTCTCATGCATTcagttgaagttgacgaaAATGATAAGATCAACTTCCATGATAAAGAAGGTGCTATTTCAGATTATTCTACAGAGTCGGGTGAATTGATTGTAGACAAAAAGTCGCATGGAAAGATGATGTTAATGACCTTATACTACAATTTGCTTGGACCTGATATCtactttgatttcttcagtcTTGGGTCTTCAGGAACAGGAGACAAGGATACATTTTCCATAGCTGCAACTGTTACCAATTCTTCGTACTATCAGTTAAAATCACTCCCCTACCAGATGAGAttcatcaacgacaagCAGGaatcgaagaagattgcccatttgttgaaagaacCTGTACAAGATTATAAGTTGTTTAGAAgtgaaatggaaagactTCTGGAAATTGATAGCAAGGGAGAATACTCAATGGAGGAACAGATTGAAATGCTTGCAGAAACTGagaaaaaatatttttctCATGAAAGCGAAATACCCAATTTTTGCATTCATTGTAATTTTTACAAATTTAACCCGTTCACGAAAGATGGACATGTCCAAGATAAACACGAGAGGTTGTTGTACAGAGAATACAATAATTTAACGTacacaattgaagatgaagagataGACTTCGAGTTGAAAAGATGGTCCATTGTCAAGCAAGCTTTATGCGACGATAAGATACAGTTCTATGCTATTCACGACAAAGACGTAGATAATGCTTGTCACTACGTCCAATCGACTATTGATTGGTTA